One Rhizoctonia solani chromosome 2, complete sequence DNA segment encodes these proteins:
- a CDS encoding Peptidase family M28 protein: protein MKFTRALALGSICLSAVFAAPVSDFDANVAKGLRLIQTSEDTAPFWATEDQKLDLLRADKGFFDLTETYHQVEEQKAKGIKAIVERATYPSPSKSSTVKSIISTLSTSRMQSNLATLTSYNNRYYTSSTGSSSSTWIYNQLVSIASGKSGITVSQYSHSWAQKSIIAKFNGASTSAAAVIFGCHIDSINLSSPSSGRAPGADDNGTGTVNLIEVFRALVTAGFSPARPVEFHFYAAEEVGLLGSQAIAANYKSSGKAVYAMINLDMTGYFKPGSTEVIALVTDRVDSGLNTYLRSLISAYCSIPAGTDYCGYACSDHASWNTQGYPAAFPFEAPTVSENPNIHSSSDTTSVNGFSWTHSLEFAKLATAAAVELGSV, encoded by the exons ATGAAGTTCACACGCGCGCTCGCCCTTGGCTCTATCTGCTTGTCTGCTGTGTTCGCAGCTCCTGTCTCGGATTTTGACGCGAATGTCGCCAAGGGATTGCGTCTCATTCAGACTTCAGAGGACACCGCACCCTTCTGGGCAACAGAGGACCAGAAGCTTGATCTCCTCCGTGCAGACAAAGGCTTT TTCGACTTGACTGAGACATACCACCAAGTCGAGGAGCAAAAGGCTAAAGGCATCAAAGCGATTGTTGAGCGAGCGACCT ATCCATCCCCTTCAAAGAGTTCCACCGTCAAGTCAATCATCTCCACTCTTTCGACTTCTCGCATGCAAAGCAACCTCGCTACTTTGACATCCTACAACAATCGTTATTATACTAGCAGCACCGGCTCCTCTTCTAGCACATGGATATACAACCAACTTGTTTCGATTGCCAGCGGCAAGAGCGGCATTACTGTCTCCCAATACAGCCATTCGTGGGCCCAAAAATCTATTATCGCCAAGTTCAACGGCGCCTCGACTTCTGCCGCCGCTGTAATCTTTGGCTGCCATATTGATTCGATCAACCTCAGCTCGCCCTCCTCGGGACGTGCTCCAGGTGCGGACGACAATGGAACCGGCACTGTAAACTTGATAGAAGTGTTCCGTGCTCTCGTTACTGCTGGTTTTTCTCCTGCCCGCCCCGTTGAGTTCCACTTCTATGCGGCCGAAGAGGTTGGTTTGCTTGGATCCCAGGCGATTGCGGCCAACTACAAGAGCTCGGGCAAGGCTGTTTATGCCATGATCAACCTGGACATGACTGGATA TTTCAAGCCTGGTTCGACAGAGGTCATTGCTCTCGTCACCGACCGAGTTGATTCTGGCCTCAACACTTACCTCCGTTCGTTGATCTCCGCCTACTGCTCCATTCCTGCTGGTACCGACTAT TGTGGCTATGCTTGCTCCGATCATGCTAGCTGGAATACTCAAGGCTACCCTGCGGCCTTCCCCTtcgagg CCCCTACCGTTTCCGAGAACCCGAATATCCACTCTTCATCCGATACTACCTCTGTCAACGGTTTCTCCTGGACCCACTCGTTGGAGTTTGCCAAGCTCGCAACTGCGGCGGCTGTCGAGCTCGGATCGGTTTAA
- a CDS encoding coronin translates to MSRFVRPSKYRHVFGQSAKKEWCIENVKVSNSAWDTNLISASASYVALNWNSSGGGAFAILPVASPFRPLPHNLPYKLPDIIPLARGHSAPVLDTDWSPFNDSVVASGGEDGRVLIWKVEESQFENWGAEKWQPRDFDPVATITGSGRKVGQVLFHPTAENVLASSTVGDGTVRLWDLADTNEAKIALTGHTDTIQSLTWNPTGTLLATTCRDRKIRLFDPRAGSEAVRIGDGHAGIKGARVVWLGGHDRIATTGFSKMSERQLALWDTSSLANIKTVSIDQSSGVIMPFWSDNNVLFLAGKGDGNIRSYEYENDNLYELSEYKSIDPQRGMCFLPRRALSVSDCEIMRAYKVYGSTIEPIGFVVPRKSDQFQSDIFPPAPSSEPALTAAEWFTGKTAPQNLVDLDTGTVSAAPASAPATFAPQPTPAAAAPPPAAAPKPVDPPTPASIPIPPTPAAAQTPIATEAASPSNEANSALVEENSRLTSELREARAQIRNLELQIEAMKANAQKAAKAILEAGGI, encoded by the exons ATGTCGCGTTTTGTACGCCCGTCCAAGTACAG GCATGTTTTCGGCCAATCCGCAAAGAAGGAATGGTGCATTGAGAATGTCAAAGTCTCGAATAGCGCCTGGGACACTAATCTGATCAGTGCCTCTGCG TCATACGTTGCGCTCAACTGGAACTCCTCTGGAGGAGGCGCGTTTGCCATTCTACCAGTCGCGTCCCCGTTCCGCCCATTGCCCCACAATCTCCCATACAAACTCCCGGATATCATCCCGCTTGCCCGTGGTCATTCCGCCCCGGTACTCGACACCGACTGGTCGCCGTTCAACGACTCTGTTGTAGCTAGCGGTGGTGAAGACGGACGTGTGCTCATCTGGAAGGTCGAAGAGTCTCAGTTCGAGAACTGGGGCGCCGAGAAATGGCAGCCACGTGACTTTGATCCTGTCGCGACAATTACTGGCTCGGGCCGTAAAGTAGGCCAGGTCTTGTTCCACCCGACAGCTGAGAACGTTCTTGCGAGCTCGACTGTCGGCGATGGGACCGTCAGGCTCTGGGACCTGGCTGACACGAACGAAGCCAAGATTGCGCTCACGGGACATACCGATACGATTCAGTCGCTGACCTGGAACCCGACTGGAACGCTCTTGGCCACCACCTGTCGCGACCGCAAGATTCGGCTGTTTGACCCTCGTGCTGGCAGCGAGGCGGTACGGATTGGTGACGGACATGCAGGTATCAAGGGTGCGCGCGTTGTGTGGTTGGGCGGACATGATCGTATTGCAACGACTGGGTTCAGCAAGATGAGTGAGCGCCAGCTTGCCCTTTGGGATACCAGCTCGCTGGCAAATATCAAGACTGTCTCGATTGATCAGTCGTCTGGTGTGATCATGCCGTTCTGGAGCGACAATAATGTTCTGTTCCTGGCTGGCAAAGG AGACGGTAACATCCGGTCGTACGAGTACGAGAACGACAACCTATACGAGCTGTCGGAGTACAAGTCGATTGATCCTCAGCGAGGAATGTGCTTCCTTCCTCGACGTGCACTTAGCGTGTCGGATTGCGAGATCATGCGAGCGTACAAGGTGTACGGATCGACGATCGAGCCGATCGGGTTTGTGGTTCCGCGCAAG TCGGATCAATTCCAATCCGACATCTTCCCGCCTGCACCATCGAGCGAACCAGCGCTTACTGCAGCTGAATGGTTCACGGGTAAGACTGCACCGCAAAACTTGGTCGATTTGGACACCGGAACCGTTAGTGCGGCACCTGCTTCTGCTCCGGCTACATTTGCACCCCAGCCGACTCCCGCTGCCGCAGCCCCACCTCCGGCGGCCGCACCGAAGCCAGTTGACCCCCCTACACCTGCTTCGATTCCTATCCCACCTACACCTGCGGCGGCTCAAACGCCAATCGCGACCGAGGCAGCTTCTCCATCAAATGAG GCGAACAGCGCATTGGTTGAAGAAAATTCCCGCCTGACGAGCGAGTTACGCGAGGCTCGCGCTCAAATCCGTAACCTCGAACTTCAGATCGAGGCCATGAAGGCTAATGCACAAAAGGCGGCTAAGGCAATTTTGGAGGCTGGTGGGATTTGA
- a CDS encoding J domain-containing protein, producing MKDKQDYDQDEELLLGCNNNAYPLPGQYQSDTPYSQLDELSKASLLHDKRYLFGVRIDGDNGPRWGTHQVAQHTSTLPLGIQEINNIESEVTTTENDRDTNYVHKGWLISALQDKSPWTLSRMLRIELLVQDLSPIAELEDAFSKALNLPTQFEKANATYRVFENWGDVVPLVFDIGVSLTVTDSESIAMNYLAEQSYLGLQRLSMSATARISTQGGHPTMLQSEDNIREWLGKSGLLILN from the exons ATGAAAGATAAGCAAG ACTATGATCAAGACGAGGAGTTACTCCTAGGTTGCAACAATAATGCATATCCATTACCAGGGCAATATCAAAGTGATACACCGTATAGTCAGCTTGATGAGCTCTCCAAAGCTTCATTG CTACATGACAAAAGAT ATCTATTTGGTGTTAGGATTGATGGTGACAATGGTCCAAGATGGGGAACGCACCAAGTGGCTCAACATACTTCAACTCTACCGCTCGGTATTCAAGAAATTAATAATATTGAGTCTGAAGTTACCACAACAGAGAACGACCGCGACACCAACTACGTCCATAAAGGATGGCTCATTTCTGCTCTACAAGACAAGTCACCGTGGACTTTGTCCAGAATG CTCCGCATCGAACTTTTGGTTCAGGACCTATCGCCGATTGCAGAGCTTGAGGATGCGTTTTCCAAAGCTTTGAACCTGCCTACTCAATTTGAGAAGGCCAATGCCACCTATCGGGTGTTTGAGAATTG GGGCGACGTTGTTCCTTTG GTATTTGATATTGGGGTGTCTTTGACGGTAACCGATTCCGAATCAATTGCAATGAAT TATTTGGCGGAACAATCCTATCTAGGACTTCAAAGGCTATCAATGTCGGCAACAGCTAGGATCTCCACACAG GGCGGACACCCAACTATGCTACAAAGTGAAGACAATATCCGGGAATGGCTAGGCAAATCAGGTTTGCTCATTCTTAATTAA
- a CDS encoding Retrovirus-related Pol polyprotein from transposon opus gives MPVVVPHYYDLMQNALTAATLDLKPLPLQVFYSRRAEDSPRTNIDKVSDTEYSSPKEEVTPEEEELCQPLDDDTRRRIRSQQAPSPNSSPFSTISLLDIETSRPPSRGRSDSEATAVPPPPSTSLWQSQNDRAPATNPRPQPPASYPTPPNSQAPALQLTGLAPPRHTSSTPHQPPTPPKMAEASDQNLHWARERLRDLDQFNGKELTVKQVESTWRKRFCKTVNAYKVSNNQQRALWLEHLEEPSLAAKWAEQMEDEGKIGTWDALVKELGVRWPAPDEAEKQKERTERWYQHAIEEKKLGTRVEGIGRASEPYYVVWAREHMALAAEMGAGKVGKEKFMVEWTWHRALPSTLKGLLPKEFGKYKTIAELCKDVISIEYDQVLVLTQAKAAQKATNNLVNQLNKRIASLEIQSRATTHMADPSQTTAQPKASAATPKGAITQPNPPAKSTKSRGQTFGKNPTGYNLYQAAVSNLPINWLLMQNFPLTPGTFSQSASTCIRCGKGSHASKICYGRALPEKEMEWRKRAKEELGAVKPGPTKAKIFQVLVEKFGKEVAEILPNNAHMPPTLPFQQWTYLTADKNHAVKTQGTIDAGLQANVLDAALWAANKSNLGPLKPSQTLLQVADGKASQCLGQWSGQVKLEGQALRSNFEVFDSGGAFEVLLGKPWLTQVKATQSFVDDTLHLPGLRPIPNAYPLTEKQTEEPEELKTEPEEVKVELKEEEPKKEQGRRQSRRLAAKGSRYWVSKTQVELLEAEVGMRETGPGGGGQETPEAKLDEAVARAKRALARQERAEALALEKELEILNINKVHNAHIPVNQSQQQTNPFAAEQVAKIQNQVVVGNNLLESQKASIQALVASYADVFALDLLEVRAVKTHSHKLNIPPETKFRTQVGQKLLSQAQRTWLYSTLDKMEAANIIKRVPNTFPAAVSPTNVVPKPGGAKEPSLEYIQMLANRACKEVGIPVQYPSPTPLPTAPTKREEKFRLVHNFAKVNEVTQIPAFPMGDLAAKQQNVAGYKRVCTIDFASGFNALPMEESSIKYTGFYVEGRGHYVYLRMPFGLTGAPTAFCKMLADALYDLLGDGAEVWMDNICLAFNNFDEGLSKLGRLLDRCRVRGLSIAPAKTHLFMEEAVFAGAKVSERGIEPDRRKVQAILEWPEPTSVLEVMGFLGITGAFRAKIKDYARIAQPLSDLVQTVKVKKRADGRSVKGEYKRALENAKVELTDEAKKAFIELKLILTTNPVLRAPEYDGRSFRITTDGSKYGFGAMLSQEWDEEDTRSGTTKKISYPIAFASKRTSQTKEKYAPFLLEFAALKFAFDSFAQIIAAQDIEVETDCKALADLLGNKKISSTHERWRNTIVAHRIVAVRHRPGAENPVCDGLSRMWQYREDSEEGNGREETVDPDWEAHKGLLVEVQYVMEDTEAGETLKKFDGDEYFGDIVRYLVLGAADGEDLTPANIERAQKRAAHRAVGFEVAEGKLWRVAGKGSTRAPRVECIPKKEGAALARATHEATGHFGRDLTILTLQDKYFWPNMRSDLMNALLAPITRARPFDLICGDYLSLPTGTGGFKTVLLVIDVYSRFTFGFATRDAGTGAFTVKCLDKLCDAFMIPGSFMSDNGSHFDCHKVNEWADNQGVSIIHSPPHSPWVNDLGKSPGDPNRPPSPPTRSWPKFLQKAIRDMNDRILPSLGYSPRELLTGVLTADRNYKTGAHIRQHYAPLGNEQTPPVDVNMALSYALRQDGAERALAHARARKHAFDSKIKPLLAEPGDLVQKYDPRWDNTHSNERKLAQRWSNPLRIRERRNASYVLEDLEGNIVSLSTHARYLRPYTPEPKSTLHKADRLAPEEPEPLFPGSHKDF, from the exons ATGCCGGTCGTGGTGCCTCACTATTATGACCTCATGCAGAACGCCCTAACAGCAGCTACATTGGATCTTAAGCCCCTGCCCCTCCAAGTTTTCTACT CCCGTCGGGCCGAGGATAGCCCAAGAACCAATATTGACAAAGTCTCAGACACGGAGTACAGCTCACCCAAGGAAGAAGTTACccccgaggaagaagaattgTGCCAACCGTTAGACGACGACACCAGACGCCGCATACGAAGCCAACAAGCCCCAAGCCCCAACAGTTCCCCGTTCTCAACAATTAGCCTTTTGGACATTGAGACATCTAGGCCCCCAAGCAGAGGGCGATCAGACTCCGAAGCAACTGCagtaccaccaccaccctcGACAAGCCTGTGGCAAAGTCAAAACGACCGAGCGCCAGCCACCAACCCCCGACCCCAACCCCCGGCAAGCTACCCCACCCCACCAAACTCGCAAGCACCTGCCCTCCAGCTAACAGGGCTAGCACCGCCACGCCACACCTCTTCCACACCACACCAGCCCCCAACACCACCCAAAATGGCGGAAGCAAGCGACCAGAACCTACACTGGGCACGAGAACGCCTGCGTGATCTGGACCAATTCAATGGGAAGGAACTCACCGTAAAACAAGTAGAGAGCACGTGGAGGAAACGTTTCTGCAAAACGGTCAACGCATATAAGGTTAGCAATAACCAACAACGCGCCTTGTGGCTGGAACACCTCGAGGAGCCCTCGTTGGCAGCCAAATGGGCGGAACAAATGGAGGACGAGGGGAAAATTGGGACATGGGATGCGCTGGTGAAGGAGTTGGGCGTGCGCTGGCCAGCGCCGGATGAAGCGGAGAAGCAGAAGGAAAGAACGGAGCGGTGGTACCAGCATGCAATTGAGGAGAAGAAATTAGGGACCAGGGTAGAGGGGATAGGCAGAGCGTCGGAGCCGTATTACGTTGTCTGGGCAAGGGAACACATGGCGTTAGCAGCAGAAATGGGTGCAGGGAAAGTAGGCAAGGAGAAGTTTATGGTGGAATGGACATGGCACCGGGCCCTCCCAAGTACCCTCAAGGGGTTGCTGCCAAAAGAATTTGGCAAATATAAAACAATTGCCGAGCTTTGCAAGGATGTTATCAGCATTGAGTACGACCAAGTGCTGGTACTCACTCAAGCCAAGGCAGCACAGAAAGCTACAAACAACTTGGTCAATCAATTAAATAAGCGGATAGCCTCTCTTGAAATCCAGTCCCGAGCTACAACACACATGGCAGACCCAAGCCAGACAACGGCTCAACCCAAGGCATCCGCAGCAACGCCCAAAGGGGCAATCACGCAGCCAAATCCACCAGCCAAATCCACCAAAAGCCGGGGCCAAACATTTGGAAAGAATCCAACAGGCTACAACCTCTACCAAGCCGCCGTTAGCAACCTGCCAATCAATTGGCTCTTGATGCAAAACTTCCCACTCACCCCCGGCACTTTTAGTCAATCGGCTAGTACCTGTATACGTTGCGGCAAAGGAAGCCATGCAAGCAAAATCTGCTACGGGAGAGCCCTGCCAGAGAAGGAGATGGAGTGGAGGAAGCGGGCAAAGGAGGAGCTGGGAGCGGTAAAGCCGGGCCCAACAAAGGCCAAAATTTTCCAAGTGCTGGTTGAGAAGTTTGGCAAGGAGGTGGCGGAG ATCCTACCCAACAACGCACACATGCCGCCCACACTCCCTTTTCAGCAATGGACATACCTTACAGCAGACAAAAACCACGCAGTCAAAACCCAAGGCACTATTGACGCAGGATTGCAGGCCAACGTACTTGACGCAGCGCTTTGGGCCGCAAACAAAAGTAACTTAGGCCCCTTGAAACCCTCCCAAACTCTGCTTCAAGTAGCAGATGGCAAAGCGTCACAATGCTTGGGACAATGGTCCGGCCAAGTCAAGCTAGAAGGACAGGCGTTACGGTCAAACTTTGAAGTCTTTGATTCAGGCGGGGCATTTGAAGTCCTACTAGGAAAGCCCTGGCTCACACAAGTCAAGGCAACGCAATCATTTGTTGACGATACCCTGCACTTACCAGGTCTGAGGCCCATCCCCAACGCATACCCACTCACGGAAAAGCAGACagaagaaccagaagaaTTGAAGACAGAACCGGAGGAGGTGAAAGTAGAACTAAAGGAAGAAGAGCCAAAGAAGGAACAAGGGCGTAGACAGAGCAGGAGGCTGGCAGCAAAAGGGAGCCGATATTGGGTATCCAAGACCCAAGTGGAGCTACTGGAGGCGGAGGTTGGGATGCGGGAGACAGGACCAGGAGGAGGCGGTCAGGAAACCCCAGAGGCAAAGCTTGACGAAGCAGTAGCAAGGGCAAAACGAGCTCTAGCCCGACAAGAAAGAGCAGAAGCACTAGCACTAGAAAAAGAATTGGAAATACTGAACATCAACAAGGTACACAACGCGCACATACCCGTCAACCAATCCCAGCAACAGACAAACCCATTTGCAGCGGAACAAGTGGCAAAAATCCAAAACCAAGTAGTTGTTGGCAACAACCTTTTGGAAAGCCAGAAGGCAAGCATCCAAGCACTGGTAGCAAGCTACGCAGACGTCTTTGCACTGGACCTATTGGAAGTAAGGGCAGTCAAAACACACTCGCACAAACTCAATATCCCACCTGAAACAAAATTCCGCACCCAGGTAGGCCAGAAACTGCTCTCACAAGCCCAAAGAACCTGGCTGTATTCAACGTTAGACAAAATGGAAGCAGCAAATATCATCAAACGAGTACCAAACACCTTCCCAGCAGCAGTATCACCCACCAATGTAGTCCCCAAACCGGGAGGAGCCAAAGAACCATCCCTTGAATACATCCAGATGTTAGCCAACAGAGCCTGCAAAGAAGTAGGAATCCCGGTACAATACCCAAGTCCAACACCACTGCCAACGGCCCCCACCAAGAGAGAGGAAAAATTCCGGCTAGTCCACAACTTTGCCAAGGTCAACGAAGTTACCCAGATACCAGCATTTCCCATGGGTGACCTGGCGGCAAAGCAGCAGAATGTTGCAGGGTACAAGCGCGTCTGTACCATAGACTTTGCCTCAGGATTCAACGCACTACCAATGGAGGAGTCAAGCATCAAGTACACCGGATTTTATGTCGAAGGAAGAGGGCATTACGTCTACCTTCGTATGCCCTTTGGCTTAACAGGAGCCCCAACCGCGTTTTGCAAAATGCTTGCAGACGCCTTGTACGACTTGCTTGGGGATGGAGCGGAGGTGTGGATGGACAATATTTGCCTAGCGTTCAACAACTTTGACGAAGGATTGAGCAAGTTAGGAAGGCTGTTGGATAGATGCAGAGTGAGAGGGCTGTCAATTGCACCGGCAAAAACACACCTGTTCATGGAGGAAGCGGTATTTGCGGGAGCCAAGGTTTCGGAAAGAGGGATTGAGCCGGACAGGAGAAAAGTACAGGCTATACTGGAATGGCCGGAGCCAACGTCAGTCCTAGAAGTAATGGGGTTCCTGGGGATCACAGGCGCGTTCCGAGCAAAGATTAAGGATTACGCACGAATTGCGCAGCCACTGTCGGACCTGGTACAAACAGTAAAAGTAAAGAAGAGAGCAGACGGGAGATCGGTCAAAGGGGAATACAAACGAGCATTAGAAAACGCAAAAGTGGAATTAACAGACGAAGCAAAGAAAGCATTTATCGAACTTAAACTCATCTTAACAACAAACCCAGTCCTACGAGCACCAGAATACGACGGGCGGAGCTTTAGAATCACTACGGACGGGTCAAAGTACGGATTTGGGGCGATGCTGTCGCAGGAATGGGACGAGGAGGATACGAGGAGTGGAACAACAAAGAAAATATCATACCCGATTGCGTTCGCATCAAAAAGAACATCGCAAACCAAAGAAAAATACGCACCGTTTTTACTCGAATTCGCAGCACTCAAGTTTGCGTTTGATTCCTTTGCACAAATCATCGCCGCACAGGACATCGAAGTCGAAACCGACTGCAAAGCACTAGCGGACCTATTAGGAAATAAAAAGATTAGTTCAACGCATGAAAGATGGAGAAATACAATAGTAGCACACCGAATCGTGGCAGTTAGACACCGACCCGGAGCAGAGAACCCGGTCTGCGATGGACTCAGTCGGATGTGGCAGTATCGAGAGGACTCGGAAGAAGGGAACGGACGAGAGGAAACAGTAGATCCGGATTGGGAAGCACACAAAGGACTATTAGTAGAAGTCCAATATGTAATGGAAGATACGGAGGCAGGAGAGACGCTGAAGAAGTTTGATGGGGACGAATACTTCGGAGACATCGTGCGGTACCTGGTCCTAGGGGCAGCGGACGGAGAAGATTTGACACCGGCAAACATCGAGAGGGCACAGAAGCGAGCCGCGCACCGAGCGGTTGGATTTGAAGTTGCAGAAGGAAAATTGTGGCGAGTAGCAGGCAAGGGGTCGACTAGAGCACCACGAGTAGAATGCATACCGAAGAAGGAGGGAGCAGCATTAGCACGGGCCACGCACGAAGCAACAGGGCACTTCGGGAGGGACCTAACAATCCTGACCCTGCAAGACAAATACTTTTGGCCGAATATGCGATCGGAC CTTATGAACGCCCTTTTAGCACCCATTACACGCGCTCGACCATTCGACCTCATCTGCGGCGATTACTTGTCACTACCTACCGGTACTGGAGGATTCAAAACAGTCTTGCTAGTCATCGACGTATATAGCCGATTCACCTTTGGCTTCGCCACACGGGACGCAGGAACAGGAGCATTCACAGTCAAATGCCTAGACAAACTATGCGACGCGTTTATGATCCCAGGAAGCTTTATGTCAGACAACGGGTCGCACTTCGACTGCCACAAAGTCAACGAATGGGCAGATAACCAAGGCGTCTCGATCATCCACTCACCACCCCACTCACCCTGGGTCAATG ACCTTGGGAAAAGCCCCGGAGACCCGAACCGTCCGCCATCACCCCCCACTCGATCATGGCCAAAATTCCTGCAAAAAGCCATTCGAGACATGAATGACCGCATACTCCCATCCCTCGGATACTCCCCCCGCGAGCTCTTAACAGGTGTCCTGACAGCCGACCGCAACTACAAAACTGGGGCCCACATTCGACAACACTACGCGCCGCTCGGTAACGAACAGACACCCCCAGTCGACGTCAATATGGCCCTTTCATACGCACTACGCCAAGATGGAGCAGAACGAGCCTTAGCACACGCCCGAGCCCGCAAACATGCCTTCGACTCGAAAATCAAGCCGTTACTAGCAGAGCCAGGGGACCTAGTCCAGAAGTACGACCCGCGCTGGGACAATACCCACAGTAACGAGCGAAAACTGGCGCAACGTTGGTCCAACCCACTTCGTATACGCGAGAGACGCAACGCCTCATACGTCTTAGAAGACCTCGAAGGAAACATCGTGTCCCTCAGCACACACGCGCGTTACCTGAGACCATACACGCCTGAACCCAAGAGCACACTGCACAAGGCGGACCGACTGGCCCCCGAGGAACCTGAGCCGCTGTTTCCTGGGAGCCACAAAGACTTCTAA
- a CDS encoding glycoside hydrolase family 61 protein → MLAKVAFALLSVASSVLAHGNLQEIVVENPPATYIPWLPFQDPYKTPSPDRVGRKIPDNGPVEDVTSIDIQCNKGAVPAALIATAAAGSNVALNWTDWPTSHIGPVITYLAKAPSDITKWSPGTDKVWFKIDEAGLDNGKWAGTDVLLSQNGLWTVKIPQNLQPGQYLMRHEIIALHGAQNYPGAQFYPSCIQFEITGSGTAIPNDSDLVSFPGAYSPTDPGVKYNPYAGATTYPIPGPPVWNGAGSGTGNGGSGSPASSVAAPSSTAAASSTQAASSVVVSSTAVVSSTEAAPSTSAAATETASAPVETEPSTSAPAVTSTDAAPSASSSTVAPVSSQAPAPSSAAAPSTTAAPSTPTGGAGALAALYAQCGGNNYNGPKGCVSPYVCKEWNAYYSQCVQA, encoded by the exons ATGCTCGCTAAAGTTGCCTTTGCTCTTCTTTCTGTTGCATCATCGGTGCTGGCACACGGTAATCTGCAGGAAATTGTTGTCGAGAACCCTCCAGCTACCTACA TTCCGTGGTTGCCCTTCCAAGACCCTTACAAGACGCCATCGCCCGATCGCGTCGGGCGCAAGATTCCGGACAATGGCCCAGTCGAAGATGTTACTTCTATCGACATTCAATGTAACAAAGGAGCCGTTCCTGCTGCCTTAATTGCCACAGCTGCCGCAGGTTCCAATGTTGCACT TAACTGGACCGACTGGCCCACCTCCCACATTGGCCCTGTGATCACCTACCTTGCAAAGGCTCCATCTGACATCACGAAGTGGAGCCCTGGTACCGA CAAAGTGTGGTTCAAAATTGACGAGGCTGGTCTTGATAACGGAAAATGGGCTGGCACCGATGTTCTCTTGTCCCAGAATGGTCTCTGGACTGTTAAAATCCCTCAGAACTTACAGCCCGGCCAATATCTTATGCGTCACGAGATCATTGCTCTTCACGGTGCTCAGAACTACCCTGGTGCTCAATTCTACCCCAGCTGCATTCAGTTCGAGATCACTGGTTCTGGTACCGCCATTCCCAACGATTCTGACTTGGTCTCTTTCCCTGGTGCATACTCCCCCACGGATCCTGGGGTCAAATACAACCCATACGCTGGTGCGACCACCTACCCTATCCCTGGTCCCCCTGT CTGGAACGGAGCTGGCTCAGGTACCGGAAATGGTGGATCTGGTTCTCCCGCCTCTTCTGTCGCTGCTCCTTCGTCGACTGCTGCCGCTTCTTCCACTCAAGCAGCTTCATCCGTCGTTGTTTCATCCACCGCAGTAGTTTCTAGCACTGAAGCCGCTCCTTCGACTAGTGCTGCTGCTACGGAGACTGCCAGTGCTCCTGTTGAGACCGAGCCTTCTACCAGTGCCCCAGCTGTTACATCGACTGATGCCGCTCCCTCTGCAAGCTCATCCACTGTAGCCCCTGTTTCCTCTCAAGCTCCTGCTCCATCCAGTGCCGCAGCTCCCAGCACCACTGCAGCCCCATCGACTCCTACTGGGGGGGCTGGTGCTCTCGCCGCTCTCTACGCGCAGTGTGGAGGTAACAATTACAACGGCCCCAAG GGCTGCGTTTCTCCTTATGTTTGCAAGGAGTGGAACGCTTACTATTCCCAGTGTGTCCAGGCCTAG